The nucleotide sequence CTCCAGGTCGCGACGACTTCGCCCAGATCGGCGCTGCCAGCGAGGTCGCGCGCGGTCGTGACGAGCCAGACGCGCTGACGCAACTGGCGCAGGCGCCGGTGCAGGCTGTCCTCGTCGACGCACGGCGGCTCGCTCAGAAAAGCCACCATCGCATCGCGCCCGAAAGGCCGCTCGAGCATGGGCACGAGGGCCTCTGCAAGGGCGGGCTGCGCGGCGAGCAGGCGGCGGCCGAAACGCGAGCAGCGGGCAAGCCGTTTCAGTGCGGGATTGCTCATGGCATGGATTAGAATTTGTGCTTTATCGGACACTCTAACAGCGGAGAGCTTGTATGGCAGCCATCGAGTCGGTACTGACCGAAACCCGTGTATTCCCGCCTGCCGAGGCTTTCGTCACGCAGGCCAACGTCGCCGGGATGGAGGCCTACCAGGCGCTGTGCCGCCGCGCCGAAGCGGACTACGAGGGGTTCTGGGCCGAGCTCGCCCGCCAGCACATCGACTGGAAGACGCCGTTCACGCGCACGCTCGACGAAAGCGACGCACCGTTCTATCGCTGGTTCGACGACGGCGAGCTGAACGTTTCCTACAACTGCCTCGATCGCCATCTGGCGACCCGGGGCGACAAGACCGCGCTGATCTTCGAGGCCGACGACGGCAGCGTCCGCACGGTCACCTACAAGGAACTGCACGCGCGCGTCTGCCAGTTCGCCAACGGCCTGAAATCGCTCGGCGTCGGCAAGGGCGACCGCGTGATCGTCTACATGCCGATGAGCATCGAAGCGGTCGTCGCGATGCAGGCCTGTGCGCGCATCGGCGCGATCCATTCGGTCGTGTTCGGCGGCTTCTCGGCGAAGAGCCTGTTCGAGCGGATCGAGGACGCGCAGGCCAAGCTCATCGTCACGGCCGACGAATCGCTGCGCGGCGGCAAGGCCGTGCCGCTCAAGCGGGCGGCCGACGAGGCGCTGGCCATGGGCGACACCTCCTGCGTCGAGCGCGTCGTCGTCTACCGCCGTTCCGGCGGGGAGGTGAACTGGTCGGCGCGCGACCTCTGGTGGCACGAACTGACCCAGACCCAGGCCGAGACCTGCGAGCCGGTCTGGGTGTCGGCCGAGCACCCGCTCTTCATCCTCTACACTTCGGGGTCGACCGGCAAGCCGAAGGGGGTGCAGCATTCGACCGGCGGCTACCTGCTCGGCGCGCTGCTGTCGATGCTTTGGGTATTCGACGCCAAGGCCGACAACGACGTGTACTGGTGCACGGCCGACGTCGGCTGGATCACCGGGCACACCTACGTCGCCTACGGCCCACTCGCGCTCGGCATGACCGAGGTCATCTTCGAGGGCATCCCGACCTATCCGCACGCCGGGCGCTTCTGGGAAACCATCGCCAAACATAAGGTCACGACCTTCTACACGGCGCCGACCGCGATCCGCAGCCTGATCAAGCTCGGTTCCGAACTGCCCGCGCAATACGATCTGTCGTCGCTGCGTCTGCTCGGAACGGTCGGCGAGCCGATCAATCCGGAGGCCTGGATGTGGTACCACGAGGTCATCGGCGGTGGCCGCTGTCCGATCGTCGATACCTGGTGGCAGACCGAGACCGGTGCCCACATGATCGCGCCCTTGCCGGGCGCGGTGCCGACCAAGCCGGGCTCGTGCACGCTGCCGCTGCCCGGCATCATGGCCGCGGTCACCGACGAGCACGGCGGGCCGGTCGCGAAGGGTCAGGGCGGCTATCTCGTGATCAAGCGGCCCTTCCCGTCGCAGCTGCGCACGCTGTGGGGCGACCCGGAACGTTTCAAGAAGACCTATTTTCCCGAGGAGATGGGCGGCAAGACCTACCTCGCAGGCGATTCGGCGCACCGCGACGACGACGGCTATTTCTGGATCATGGGTCGCATCGACGACGTGCTGAACGTCTCGGGCCATCGCCTCGGCACGATGGAGATCGAATCGGCGCTGGTGTCCAATCCGCGCGTCGCCGAAGCGGC is from Thiobacillus denitrificans ATCC 25259 and encodes:
- the acs gene encoding acetate--CoA ligase — encoded protein: MAAIESVLTETRVFPPAEAFVTQANVAGMEAYQALCRRAEADYEGFWAELARQHIDWKTPFTRTLDESDAPFYRWFDDGELNVSYNCLDRHLATRGDKTALIFEADDGSVRTVTYKELHARVCQFANGLKSLGVGKGDRVIVYMPMSIEAVVAMQACARIGAIHSVVFGGFSAKSLFERIEDAQAKLIVTADESLRGGKAVPLKRAADEALAMGDTSCVERVVVYRRSGGEVNWSARDLWWHELTQTQAETCEPVWVSAEHPLFILYTSGSTGKPKGVQHSTGGYLLGALLSMLWVFDAKADNDVYWCTADVGWITGHTYVAYGPLALGMTEVIFEGIPTYPHAGRFWETIAKHKVTTFYTAPTAIRSLIKLGSELPAQYDLSSLRLLGTVGEPINPEAWMWYHEVIGGGRCPIVDTWWQTETGAHMIAPLPGAVPTKPGSCTLPLPGIMAAVTDEHGGPVAKGQGGYLVIKRPFPSQLRTLWGDPERFKKTYFPEEMGGKTYLAGDSAHRDDDGYFWIMGRIDDVLNVSGHRLGTMEIESALVSNPRVAEAAVVGRPHEVKGEAVVAYVVLKGARAVGDEAKDIARELRDWVGKEIGPIAKPDEIRFGENLPKTRSGKIMRRLLRAIAKGEEITQDVSTLENPAILDQLKEAVK